From a single Arachis hypogaea cultivar Tifrunner chromosome 3, arahy.Tifrunner.gnm2.J5K5, whole genome shotgun sequence genomic region:
- the LOC112734300 gene encoding probable receptor-like protein kinase At1g11050, with protein sequence MKPVFVLLLIFIVFPTRPFSASSSSSSSPTISHGSNNSVCPVGMDYVLTVPWNSSSCHNFQPFPSKNKTRSSFCCTALLSLFGIALAQNLKENSLFQFPNLPTSKSCLHHFQSKLSALSLPNNLVSSCFDPLQFVISPNLCANIQSKQDWINNLGPTTRFNDACKPDLSVSANCDICVTEGLNVLQKMNVIDGNASHSQDCFYFSILYAAGIANELGPESRGAMSCIYELPLINDQGRGARRKSHNHALVFGLIGASIGILVVSSLIGLCLCYNRLGTRKAAENLYVCAEPTVQGSRTQVRPNTGSIWFKFEDLVKATNNFSTQNFIGRGGSGLVYKGILPDGTMVAVKRIEESDSQGDEEFYREVDIISNLKHRNLVLLRGCCVAVKEEEEDSGYRESQRYLVYDYMPNGSLEDHLFSSMDNRNMKKSLTWSQRKSIILDVANGLVYLHFGVKPAIYHRDIKTTNILLDAGMNARVADFGLAKQNFESRSLINTRVAGTHGYLAPEYALYGQLSEKSDVYSFGVVILEILCGRKALDLSSSGTPAFFISDWVWSLLKSGNLESALDASMLIDENLTSRKIIERFLMVGVLSSHVVADSRPIILDALKMLEGDIEIPPIPDRPMALAHHVFPIVI encoded by the coding sequence ATGAAACCTGTTTTTGTGCTTCTCCTAATCTTTATTGTGTTTCCTACAAGGCCAttctcagcatcatcatcatcatcatcatctcccaCCATTTCCCATGGTAGCAACAATTCTGTGTGCCCAGTGGGAATGGATTATGTGCTGACAGTCCCCTGGAACTCCTCTAGCTGCCATAACTTCCAACCTTTCCCATCCAAAAACAAAACACGTTCAAGTTTTTGTTGCACAGCTCTGTTATCCCTCTTTGGCATAGCACTTGCTCAAAACCTCAAAGAAAACTCTCTTTTCCAGTTCCCGAATCTTCCTACCTCAAAATCCTGCCTTCATCACTTCCAATCCAAGCTCAGTGCTCTCTCACTTCCAAACAACCTTGTTTCCTCTTGTTTTGACCCGCTTCAATTTGTTATCAGTCCCAACCTATGCGCTAACATCCAATCTAAGCAAGACTGGATCAACAATCTTGGTCCTACAACTCGGTTCAACGATGCCTGTAAGCCAGACCTCAGTGTCTCTGCCAACTGCGACATTTGTGTCACAGAAGGTCTAAATGTTCTGCAAAAGATGAATGTTATTGATGGAAATGCTTCTCATTCCCAAGactgtttttatttttcaattctatATGCTGCTGGAATCGCAAACGAGCTTGGCCCTGAAAGCAGAGGTGCTATGTCTTGTATTTATGAGTTGCCACTTATTAATGATCAAGGGAGAGGTGCCAGAAGAAAGAGCCATAATCATGCTCTTGTATTTGGTTTAATTGGAGCTTCAATTGGAATCTTGGTTGTGTCTTCCTTGATAGGTTTGTGTCTATGCTACAACAGGTTGGGGACGAGAAAAGCTGCTGAGAATTTGTATGTCTGTGCTGAACCGACAGTGCAAGGGTCTAGGACTCAAGTGAGACCAAATACAGGGTCAATTTGGTTCAAGTTTGAGGACCTAGTGAAGGCCACTAACAATTTTTCAACCCAGAACTTCATTGGCAGAGGTGGTTCTGGCTTAGTTTACAAGGGCATTCTACCTGATGGCACAATGGTTGCAGTTAAAAGGATAGAAGAATCGGATTCTCAAGGAGATGAAGAATTCTACAGGGAGGTGGACATTATTAGCAACTTGAAACACCGCAATCTAGTGCTGCTAAGAGGGTGTTGTGTGGCtgttaaagaagaggaagaggattcTGGGTACAGAGAAAGCCAAAGATATCTTGTTTATGATTACATGCCAAATGGTAGCCTTGAAGACCATCTCTTCTCTTCCATGGACAACCGAAATATGAAGAAATCACTTACTTGGTCTCAAAGAAAGAGCATAATCTTGGATGTGGCAAATGGGTTGGTCTATTTGCACTTTGGAGTTAAACCTGCAATCTATCACAGAGATATCAAAACCACCAATATACTTCTTGATGCAGGTATGAATGCAAGAGTTGCTGATTTCGGGTTAGCTAAACAAAACTTTGAAAGTAGGTCTCTGATAAACACAAGAGTTGCTGGAACTCATGGGTACCTGGCACCAGAATATGCACTTTATGGCCAGTTATCTGAAAAGAGTGATGTCTATAGTTTTGGTGTGGTTATATTGGAAATATTGTGTGGAAGAAAAGCTCTTGATTTATCTTCATCCGGAACACCTGCATTCTTTATCTCAGATTGGGTTTGGTCATTGCTGAAATCTGGTAACTTAGAATCAGCTTTGGATGCTTCTATGTTAATAGATGAAAACCTTACTAGTAGGAAAATAATAGAAAGATTCTTAATGGTTGGTGTTCTGTCTTCTCATGTAGTAGCTGATTCAAGGCCAATAATTTTGGATGCTTTGAAGATGTTAGAAGGGGATATTGAGATTCCACCAATTCCAGATAGGCCAATGGCTCTTGCACACCATGTGTTTCCCATAGTTATTTAG
- the LOC112734301 gene encoding putative transferase At1g60990, chloroplastic, whose product MATTTTTMLVASHLSLLSRYRVPRNAAFWSPHHHHQKNKLNSWSISANSFDLSPPPIDHDFLDTVKTAGARVSEEGIVETFYNDDEALDAAENGVAVVDLSHFGRIRVSGEDRTQFLHNQTTANFECLQPGQGCDTAFVTPTARTIDIAHAWIMKNAITLVVSPETCRTITEMLNKYIFFADKVEIQDITEQTSLFVLLGPKSDQVMENLKLGELVGKPYGTHQHFNVDKQPLTIGVGNILSEGGFSFLMSPAAAPSVWNAILAQGAIPMGSNAWNKLRIIQGRPAPGMELTKEFNVLEACLWNSISLNKGCYKGQETIARLITYDGIKQRLWGLHLSAAAEPGSIITVDGKKVGKLTSYASGRKQSEHYGLGYIKRQAASEGDTVVVGDNISGTVVEVPFLSQQRSPSGSSTC is encoded by the exons ATGGCAACTACTACTACCACCATGTTAGTAGCATCTCATCTCTCACTGCTCTCAAGATATCGTGTTCCCCGAAACGCTGCGTTTTGGTcgccacatcatcatcatcaaaagaATAAGCTAAATTCATGGTCCATTTCGGCAAATTCTTTCGATCTCTCTCCTCCGCCAATCGACCATGACTTCCTG GACACTGTTAAAACTGCAGGCGCTAGGGTTTCTGAGGAAGGGATCGTTGAAACATTTTATAATGATGATGAAGCGCTCGATGCCGCGGAGAACGGAGTTGcg GTTGTTGATCTTTCACATTTTGGGCGGATTAGAG TCAGTGGAGAAGATCGTACCCAGTTCCTTCACAACCAGACTACTGCAAACTTTGAATGTCTGCAGCCGGGGCAA GGATGTGACACTGCCTTTGTGACCCCAACAGCTCGAACAATAGATATTGCACATGCATGGATCATG AAAAATGCAATCACATTAGTGGTTTCACCTGAGACTTGTAGGACCATTACAGAAATGCTGAATAA GTACATATTTTTTGCTGATAAGGTAGAGATTCAAGACATTACTGAGCAAACAAGCTTATTTGTTTTGTTGGGACCTAAAAGTGACCAG GTCATGGAGAACTTGAAACTTGGTGAACTTGTGGGAAAACCATATGGCACACATCAACATTTTAAT GTTGATAAGCAGCCTTTAACTATAGGGGTCGGAAATATCCTTTCTGAAGGTGGTTTTTCATTCTTGATGTCTCCAGCAGCTGCTCCATCTGTCTggaatgctattcttgctcaagGGGCCATTCCAATGGGTTCTAATGCATGGAATAAATTACGGATAATTCAAG GAAGGCCTGCTCCAGGAATGGAGCTTACTAAGGAATTCAATGTCTTAGAAGCCTGTCTATGGAACTCAATTTCTCTAAATAAGG GTTGTTACAAAGGACAGGAAACTATAGCAAGGCTGATAACTTATGATGGAATCAAGCAGCGGTTATGGGGATTGCATCTTTCTGCTGCTGCTGAACCTGGCAGCATTATTACAGTTGATGGCAAAAAg GTTGGGAAGTTGACCAGCTATGCATCAGGAAGAAAGCAATCTGAACACTACGGATTAGGCTACATTAAGAGGCAAGCTGCTTCAGAAGGAGATACTGTAGTTGTGGGAGACAACATCAGTGGAACAGTGGTGGAAGTTCCTTTCCTTTCTCAGCAACGGTCGCCTTCTGGTAGTTcaacttgttga
- the LOC112734302 gene encoding cocosin 1, protein MELELTPKRAETVFEGDGGGYYAWSSPMLSKFNLGGGRLHLKPWGFALPHYGDVSKVGYVIQGNNGVAGIVLPNTKKEVVVKLKQGDIIPVPIGSVSWWFNNGDSDVIIAYLGETSKAIFPGQITYFFLSGFGGILGGFSSDLTSKSYNLNKDETKILTTSQTGAVIIKLEKEKAHDMPHPHVDLTKKLVHNIDASKPDYSVNKGGSVTTVTSKEFPFIGEVGLSVIIVKLEPNAIKTPSHSISPVAQLIYIARGGGKIEIVGLNGQSVLDTQVEAGQLLLVPQFFVAAQIAGDQGMETYSIVTTENPLFEELAGKASVWGAMSPIIQEVALNVDSEFQKLFISKIEETTNLIPSDI, encoded by the exons atggagtTGGAGTTGACACCAAAGAGAGCAGAAACAGTGTttgaaggagatggaggagggTACTACGCTTGGTCAAGTCCTATGTTGTCTAAGTTCAATTTGGGTGGTGGTCGCCTTCACCTTAAGCCTTGGGGCTTCGCTCTTCCTCATTATGGAGATGTTTCCAAAGTTGGTTATGTCATTCAAG GGAACAATGGTGTAGCAGGAATAGTACTCCCCAACACTAAAAAAGAAGTGGTTGTAAAACTTAAGCAAGGTGACATAATACCAGTGCCTATAGGATCTGTCTCATGGTGGTTCAACAATGGAGATTCAGATGTTATCATTGCTTATCTTGGTGAAACCTCAAAGGCTATTTTCCCTGGTCAAATCACCTACTTCTTCCTATCTGGCTTTGGAGGAATTTTAGGAGGCTTCTCTTCTGATCTCACAAGCAAATCCTATAATCTCAACAAAGATGAGACAAAAATACTCACAACAAGCCAAACTGGTGCTGtcataattaaattagaaaaagaaaaggctCATGACATGCCTCATCCCCATGTAGACCTCACCAAAAAGCTGGTCCACAATATAGATGCCTCAAAACCTGATTATAGTGTGAATAAAGGTGGCTCAGTCACAACAGTAACAAGCAAAGAGTTCCCTTTTATTGGGGAAGTTGGGTTGAGTGTAATTATAGTGAAATTGGAACCTAATGCTATTAAGACTCCATCACACTCAATTAGCCCTGTGGCTCAGTTAATTTACATTGCTAGAGGAGGTGGCAAAATTGAAATTGTGGGTTTGAATGGACAAAGTGTGTTGGATACTCAAGTTGAGGCTGGTCAATTACTTCTTGTGCCACAGTTCTTTGTGGCAGCTCAAATTGCTGGTGATCAAGGAATGGAGACTTACTCTATTGTAACCACTGAAAA TCCCTTGTTTGAAGAGTTGGCTGGAAAGGCATCGGTGTGGGGAGCTATGTCCCCTATAATTCAAGAAGTGGCTCTTAATGTTGACTCTGAATTTCAGAAGCTTTTCATATCCAAGATTGAGGAGACAACAAATCTTATCCCCTCTGATATTTAA